One Gymnogyps californianus isolate 813 chromosome 11, ASM1813914v2, whole genome shotgun sequence genomic window carries:
- the BCL2L10 gene encoding bcl-2-like protein 10, protein MPGSLKEETALLLEDYFQHRGGGSALPPSPTAATLRRAAAELERQERPFFRSCAPLARAEPREATALLGRVAAQLEAEGGLNWGRLLALVVFAGTLASALAERGCGDGPRCLAAALAAYLAEERGEWLEAHGGWDGFCRFFGRHGSQPADQSSTISNAIMAAAGFGIAGLAFLLVVR, encoded by the exons ATGCCGGGCTCGCTGAAGGAGGAGACGGCGCTGCTGCTGGAGGACTACTTCCAGCaccgcggcggcggctccgcgctgccccccagccccacggcggCCACGctgcggcgggcggcggccgaGCTGGAGCGGCAGGAGCGGCCCTTCTTCCGCTCCTGCGCGCCGCTGGCGCGGGCCGAGCCGCGGGAGGCGACGGCGCTGCTGGGGCGGGTGGCGGCGCAGCTGGAGGCCGAGGGCGGCCTCAACTGGGGCCGGCTGCTGGCGCTGGTGGTCTTCGCCGGCACGCTGGCCTCCGCGCTGGCCGAGCGGGGCTGCGGCGACGGGCCGCGCTGCCTGGCCGCCGCGCTGGCCGCCTACCTGGCCGAGGAGCGGGGCGAGTGGCTGGAGGCGCACGGCGGATGG GATGGCTTCTGTCGCTTCTTCGGCAGACACGGCTCCCAGCCGGCTGACCAGAGCAGTACCATAAGCAATGCGATCATGGCTGCAGCGGGGTTTGGAATAGCAGGATTGGCTTTTCTCTTGGTGGTGCGGTAG